TCCACACGGTATGGGACAGGCACAGATGATCTACCAGATCCGCAGGCGTTCGGGGGGTACCATGACGGGCAAGATATTCTGGCGAAGCACAGATTACCATACGGTAGGGACACAGGTATTTCGCCACCACGTCAGTCTGATGGATATCACCAATACGGATAGCCAGGTCGACACCTTCATTCACCAGATCAACCATCCGGTTGGTCAGATCCAGCTCAATACGCACCTCAGGCCAGGCCTGCAAAAACGCTGCGGCCAGTGGCGAGATAACGCAAGCGCCAAAAGAAGTGGGCGCGCTAATGCGCAGCGTCCCCGCAGGAGCCAGCCGCAGGCGCTCAACCGAACGTTCGGCTATCGACACCTGCTCCAGCACGCGGCGGGCTTCTTCAAAATAGACGCGTCCGGCATCGGTCAGGCTCTGGCGACGCGTATTGCGCTCCAGCAGACGCGTACCGAGCTGCGCTTCCAGATGGGTGATATATTTTCCCACCATTACTGCAGACATCTCGAGCTGCGTTGCCGCGGCGGTAAAGCTTCCGCTCTCTACCACGGCGATAAACGTCTCCATGCCGCGCAGTTTATCCATATTGCAAACCTCTGGTTAGTAATCATCTAACTTTTAGCCAGTTTATCCGATTTCATTTTCATTAAAGAATAGCGGCTCACACTATTGCGGAGGTGGTTATGAAAATCGTCATTATTGGTGCCAGTGGTACAGTGGGTCGCGCAGTCACAGAAACGTTAAGCCGTAAACATGAGGTGATCCGCGTAGGCCGCACGCAGGGGGATTACCAGGTCGATATCACCTCGCAGGAGAGTGTCGAGGCATTGTTTGAAAAAGTCGGTCGGGTAGATGCGATCGTTTCCGCCACCGGCAATCTGTTCTTTGGGCCGCTGTCGACAATGACCGACCAGGACTTTAATCAGGGGTTGCAGGATAAACTGTTAGGCCAGATACGGCTGGCCTTAACCGGACAGCATTTCCTCAATGATGGCGGCTCAATTACGTTAATTAGCGGTATTATCGCCCATGAGCCCATCGCACAAGGGGCGAATGCGGCAACGATCAATGCCGGTCTGGAAGGATTTGTTCGCGCCGCGGCCTGTGAGTTAGAGCGTGGTCAGCGTATTAACCTGATAAGCCCAACCGTACTCAGTGAGTCCGCCGAAGCTTACGACGGTTTCTTCCCGGGCTTTGCAAGCGTCCCCGCCGCCACCGTTGCTAACGCCTATCGCCGTAGCGTGGAAGGCATCCAAACGGGTCGCATCTATCAAGTCGGTTACTGATAAACGCATTACCTCGCCTCTTACGTCATCAGTAAGAGGCAAGCCGCTGCCTATTTTAGGCACCCGTTTCGTTTCTTATTCGCGCATTAATATATTCCACGGCCTGAGTGACATCCATAATACCGTTAATTGCATTCGTCACACCTTGTCCGATAATAATCTCTGCCTGCCGCAAGTTGAAAGGTTCACCTTTGCTTCCCTCAGACTCCCTTATTCCCGTCATGCCTTTTTCATTCAATAAATTAAACCACGGGTAGAGATTGAGAACGTTTTGATCGTGACATATTCCAGACCAGGCGCTATTTCCTCCCAGCAAAACCAGATGACGCGCAATTTCATCGGAATAAAGCCAATGAAAGAACTGCTCAACCTGTTTTTTCTTTTTACTGTAGCGGGACATTCCAATGGAACCGCCCCCCAATTGTGGAAGTTGCCCCGGAACGGGAGCATAGCCAATAGTGGGCGCTATGGCCGTGTGCGCCACATCGTTAAATAAATTGAGATACATGATCAGCATGGCAAGATTTCCACGCTCAAACTGTTTTACCGCATCACTCCACCACTCACCGGGCAGATTCACGGCGATAGAAAGCTGTTGTAGATATTGTTCGAGGGCAGTTGCGGCAAGTGAAGGTTCGAGTTGTACCGGCTCGCCTTCGCGCACCAAACGCCCACCGATCGCGTAGTAACGAAGCAGATACTCGGTAGCAATAAGCCCCGAGCTTCCCAGCGTCACCGCGGTTCCCATCGGGCGCTGTCTGTTTTCTGGCTGATGTAATTGACTAAAGAAAGCCGCTATCTCATCAAATTGCGCAAAGCTCTCTGGCAACGTTAACTCTTTTCCCGTTGCTTCATAAAACATCCGTTTAATCGTCGCATCTTCAAACAGATCTCGTCGATAAAATAGAAGCTGCATACTGGCATCAAAGGGTATTGCCCATGCGGTCCCATTCACCATGCTGAAGTGCTGTTGAATTTGCTCAGAGAAATTTTCCAACAGCAACGGAAGCTCAGAAGAGACAGATTCCAGCGGCAAAAGTGCTTTCTCAGCAAACCAAGGAAAACACGCCATATCGATTCGCAGTAAATCGTAATAAGGATGTAGATGAAGGTGGGAGAGGATTTCAAAAACTTCATCATAGGGATAAACCGCAAGATTAACCTTAATACCGGTCTGGCGATAAAAGTGGGGTAACAGTTTCTTCAACGCATCAGTCGAAGGACTCGGTAAAATTAACATATTCAGCGTCGCCTCTGTTTCAGACGGCGGCACGTACTGTCCATTCAAGGAAAAACCGCAATTTGTCAGAATACGATGCTTTTGTTTACTTTTGGGCAGGCGAATACTGGAGGCAATAGTTGTCCCCAAGCGACCATAATCCATCTGGTAGCTTGTGACTCTATCGAAGGATGCAGGGAGATTATCACTCAGTTGCAATATCGGCGGGCAGGATTGGGAGCTACCAAACCAGGCTGCTTGCGTCAGTGCTCGCGTTTTCTCAGAGTCCTGGACAATAAACAGTTCGGGAATTGCCCCGCGAAAAAAGTCAAACGCGACGGTGTTAGCTTCACTGGCATGTGCAGGTAAAATCGTTAGCTTCGTATGCGGACTTAATTCCCGGCAGGTTTCCTGTATCGCCTGAGTAAAGCTCGCGCTATGGGAAAATTCCAGACGTTCGCAGAAAACACCAATATGGCCCGGCTGCTGCGCCAGCGCCCTCCTCGCTATTTCTTCGCCTGCAGTCACATAGTCAAGGCTAAAATAACAAACTGCGCCGACAGGCTGGCGATATGCAAACAGAACATTTTCCGGGGAAAGCCTGAGTAAGTCGTAATAGGGCTGACTGTCATTCAGGCAACTGACCGAGACAACTGCCTGATAAGACTTTGCCGCCAGCGTTTGCAGAATCTCCAGCTCAAGATTAGGCAGATCGTTGGTCAGGTAAAGATCAATCGGTTCGCTTAATGAAGGCTGCCAAACCTGATGTAATCCCCGATAGAGTTGAAAATACTGTTCGGCATTGATATCGGGCAGAATCAATGCCACTCCCTGACTTTTGCTGGCTCTCAACGATTGCGCCTGAGCATTCAACTGATAGCCAACTTCTCGGGCTGCACGTTGAACCGCTTCAATTTTCTCGACGCTTACATTCCCTCTGCCATTGAGCACATTCGAGACAGTCCCATGCGACACACCGGCAATTCTTGCTATGTCTTTGATAGTTGGCATTTTTACATCCTTCCCCTGATGCTTTGATGCTAGCACGGCGCTCATCAGGAAACTATCTTCAGCACTTAAATTTGAACGTTACAATATTAAAAAGTGCATTTTATAAACATGTCATAATAAAAAAGCATGATGCTATTGATAGACAAGCCTCATAAAACAAAAACGATAAAAATATGAAATATAAGTATAAATTTTATAATATTTGAAGAAGATCACTTCTGAAGCAAAAGATCATTGTTCATATAAAACACCAGAATCATAATTGACACGTTCCAATTACGTTTCATTACATTAACGCCTAAAAAAACAACAATCACATTTGTCATTAAGAGGGAAACATGAAGATTCATTTTCTGGGAACCGCTGCATCTGAAGGGATCCCCAATCCTTTTTGCCGTTGTGAGCACTGCCAGCAAGCCCGCATTCGTAAAGGTAAAGACTTACGCACACACTCTTCAGCGATTATCGACGATGAACTACTCATTGACGTGGCGCCTGAATTCAGCCAACAACTGCTGCGAGATGGCCTGGACGCAACAGAGATCAGATCGCTATTGTTCACACATACTCATCCCGATCATTTCAACGTCGGCGATCTTTTTAGCCGAATGGAAGGGTATGGATTTGAAATTACTCATCCGTTGCACATTTTTGGTAATGACCGTGCAATTAACGGTGCCGCGGAAGTGTTACCGGGCTACAGCGCTGAAAGATTTGCTTTTCATTGCCTGGTTCCCTTCGTGACCGTTGAAACTCGCGGATACCGTATCACTCCGCTGCTGGCTAACCATGCCAAGTGGGAGCTTTGCTATACCTGGTTTATCGAAAAAGAAGGCCAGTCAATTTTCTACGGACATGATTCAGGCTGGTTTCCTGAGCTCACATGGCAGTGGCTGAAAGGGAAAAAAATCGATCTGGCTGTCCTGGAATGCACCTACGGTTTTAATGGTGATAATCGTACGAATAACCACATGAGCCTGGAGACAGTCTTCGCCGCCAGAGACAGGCTTGCGGAACTCGGTTGCCTTGAGAAAAATAGCCAACTTATCGTCTCGCATATTTCACACAGCGGAGGTCTGCTGCACGACGATCTCGTTGCGGCATGCAACAAAGAGAACATTCTTGTCGCCTGGGACGGGCTTAACCTGAGCATCAACCAATAAGGATATGCAATATGGATCTTAATAAAACACCACGCCTATTGATTATGATGTTCATACAATATTTCATGCAGGGTGCCTGGAATATGACCATGGGGTTGGTATTGAGCACCTATGGTATGGCGACAATTATTGGCTCGTCCTATGCTTTGCTTGGCCTGGCGACTATTCTTTCCCCGCTATTTATTGGCATGGTCGCCGACCGCTTCTTTTCATCACAAAAAGTCATGGCGATCCTGCATTTAATTAATGCTGGTGTACTGTTGTTTGTTCCGCAATTTATTGAGGCACAAAACACAGGTATGACGCTAACTATGATTTTCCTGGTTGGTCTGCTGTTTTATCCTACAACTGCGCTGGCGAACAGTATCAGTTTCAGCCACATTAACGGGGTAAAATACTTCCCATTTATTCGTGTATTCGGCACATTTGGCTTTATGGTCATCGGTTTTATCATTGGTGAAATGGGTTATTCTGGAAATACCATCACCTGGTATATTGCGTCGGCTTCCGGTGTCGTTCTCGGCCTGTACTGTTTTACGTTGCCAAATACCCCACCGAAAGCAAAAGGAAGCGTGTTTACGCTTCGCGATCTGTTATGTCTGGATGCTCTGGCGCTCTTCAAAGACCGCAGTTTCTCGGTTTTGATGCTCAGTATTTTTGTCCTGATGATCCCCAAAACGGCTTATTCCGCCTATATCCCGGTCTTTTTAAAAGCGCTTGGATTCGATAACGCCGCCTCAATGATGCAGGTTGGCATCGCCTGTGAAGTCATTTTCATGTTCCTGCTGTCGTTCTTCTTATTGAAAGCTGGCTTCAAAATCACGCTGATGTTAGGCGCAGTTTGCTGGATCATCCGCACACTATTATTTGCTAATGCCTCGCTGGATGCCAACATGATGTTTGTGCTGATTGGCCTGATGTTACAAGGATTCTGCTGGGACTTTTTCTTTACCGTGGGCGATATTTATGTTGACCGTAAAGCAGCGCCAGAGATTAAAGCACAAGCCCAAAGCTTGCGATTTATCGTCTCCAACGGCGTTGGTCTGCTATTTGCCTCCACCGTATGCGGGCAAATCTTTAATAACACCGTGACGGAACAAGGTCCAGAGGCGTTGCCACAATGGGAGACATTCTGGCTAGTTTCAGCAGGCGTTGCCGCAGTGGTCAGCGTATTCTTCCTGATTTTCTTCCGGGACGATATTTCGAAACGCAAAACGGATCTCACATTGAAAAAAGCAAACTCCTGATCGTTAAAGACTCTCTTATTAAGGTAATAGCATGGATAATCTGGCCGCCATCATCAATGAGCAAGGATTGTTGCCTTTAACTACGATCATCAAAATCAGTATTGCATTTATTCTGGGTGGCATTATTGGCCTGGAAAGAGAATCGAAAGGGAAACCGGTCGGCTTCAAAACCTGTGTTATTTTATCCGTAGCCAGCTGTGTGTTAACTGTCGTATCAATACAATCTGCTGAATACTATGCTGAAATTTCGATGAATATCCGTAGCGATCCTATGCGCCTGGCGGCTCAGATTATCAGCGGCGTTGGTTTTCTCGGTGCGGGAGTCATTCTGCACCGACACGACGATGCTATCTCTGGTCTCACGACTGCGGCAATTGTCTGGGCATCCGCAGGGGTGGGAATCACCTGCGGAGCCGGTTTTTATTTTCATGCTGTTTTTGCCACGGCTTTATTTTTATTAGCGATCAAACTAAGCCCATTCATTATTTTCTTACAAACCAGAAACCAGTTTCCCGGAAAAGTTAAAGTGCGGGTTATTCTTGATGAACGAGACGCTCTCGAAAGTCTGATAACCCGCATTCATCAACAGAAAAACATTATCGAAAACATCACGATCAGGGATATCAAGAAGGGCAAAATTGAGGTCAATCTCAAAATCGTAATTCGTCAAAAGATGACCTTGCCCGACTTATACCACGATCTGACCCATGTGGAACACGTCTGCGCCATCGCTCTGGAACATTAATATACCTTATCTTCCTCTTTAAAATCAGGGGCTTTCGCCCCTGAAATAGCCACTCAGTATCCATCCAGCCCCTAAATCCTCATTTTTTATAATGTTAAATAATTGTTGTTTTTGATCACAAATAATAAACAAACAAGCTCATTCTGTGCGCGTTTTTCAAAAATGTAGATATTTTTAATTTATGGCTACGAAACGAGCTGCGCCATATCTCCCTGACAATCTACTGAGAGGAACGATTTGATGAACGCACTGACTGCCGTAAAACCGAACGCTGAAGATCCAGCCAAGCACTACAGCGGCTTCACGCTGAAACCATCAGCCCAGTCCCCACGCCTGCTGGAGCTGACTTTTTCCGCTGAAACCACTGAGCAATTTCTGCAGGCCGTCGCGCAGTGGCCGGTGCAGGCACTGGAATACAAATCCTTCCTGCGCTTCAAAGTGGGCAAGATCCTCGACGACCTGTGCGGCAATCAGTTGCAGCCTCTGCTGCTAAAAACGTTGCTCGATCGTGCCGAAGGCGCACTACTGATCAATGCCGTTGGCGTGGACGATGTGGCGCAGGCAGAAGAGATGGTCAAGCTGGCGACGGCGGTCGCACATCTGATCGGACGCTCCAATTTTGATGCGATGAGCGGTCAATATTACGCACGTTTTGTGGTGAAAAACGTTGATAACTCAGACAGCTACCTGCGTCAGCCGCACCGTGTTATGGAGCTGCATAACGACGGAACCTACCTCGAAGAAATCACCGATTACGTGCTGATGATGAAGATTGACGAGCAGAACATGATCGGCGGTAACTCGCTGCTGCTGCATCTCGACGACTGGGAACATCTGGATCACTACTTCACCCATCCGCTGGCGCGTCGTGCTATGCGTTTTGCCGCGCCGCCTAGCAAAAACGTCAGCCAGGAGGTGTTCCATCCGGTGTTTGACGTAGACCAGCAAGGGCGTCCGGTAATGCGTTACATCGACCAGTTCGTCCAGCCAAAAGACTATGAAGAAGGCGTCTGGCTGAGCGATTTGTCCGATGCGCTGGAAACCAGCAAGAGCATTATTTCCGTTCCGGTTTCAGTGGGTAAATTCCTGCTGATCAACAACCTGTTCTGGCTGCATGGTCGTGACCGCTTCACCTCGCATCCTGACCTGCGCCGCGAACTGATGCGCCAGCGTGGTTATTTCGCTTACGCGACAAACCACTACCAGACCCATCAGTAAGCGCGAAGGAAAAAAGCGGATGTATGATTTTGTGATTATTGGCGGCGGCATTATCGGCATGTCGACCGCCATGCAGCTGATTGATGTCTATCCGGACGCCAGAATCGCGCTGCTGGAAAAAGAATCCGGCCCGGCTTGTCATCAAACGGGCCACAACAGCGGTGTGATTCATGCCGGGGTCTATTACACCCCCGGCAGCCTGAAGGCACAGTTTTGCCTGGCCGGAAATCGTGCCACCAAAGCCTTTTGCGACCAAAACGGCATCCGCTACGACGTCTGCGGAAAAATGCTGGTTGCCACCTCCTCACTGGAAATGGAGCGCATGCGTGCGCTTTGGGATCGCACCGCCGCTAACGGCCTGGAACGCGAATGGCTGAATGCGCAGGAGCTTCGCGAGCGTGAACCCAACATCACCGGGCTGGGCGGCATTTTCGTCCCGTCGAGCGGGATCGTCAGCTACCGCGAAGTCACCGCCGCGATGGCGAAGATTTTCCAGGCTAAAGGCGGTGAGATTATTTACAACGCCGAGGTCAGCGCGCTGAAAGAGCATGCTGCGGGCGTGATCGTCCATACCCGTCAGGGTCAGGAATATGAAGGGGCAACGCTGATTAGCTGTTCTGGCCTGATGGCGGACCGACTGGTGAAAATGCTCGGCGTTGAACCTGGCTTTATCATCTGTCCGTTCCGTGGGGAATATTTCCGTCTGGCGTCAGAACATAACCAGATAGTCAACCATCTGATCTATCCCATCCCCGACCCGGCGATGCCGTTTCTCGGCGTTCATCTGACCCGAATGATTGACGGCAGCGTGACGGTCGGTCCCAACGCGGTACTGGCATTTAAACGCGAAGGCTACCGTAAACGCGACTTCTCGCTCAGCGATACGCTGGAGATCCTCGGCTCTTCTGGTATTCGCCGCGTGCTGCAAAACAACCTGCGCTCAGGGCTTGGCGAAATGAAGAATTCGCTGTGCAAAAGTGGCTATCTGCGGTTGGTACAAAAGTATTGCCCGAGTCTGACGCAAAAAGATCTGCAGCCCTGGCCTGCAGGCGTGCGGGCACAGGCGGTATCACCTGATGGCAAGCTAATCGATGATTTCCTGTTTGTCACCACGTCCCGCTCAATTCACACCTGTAACGCACCTTCTCCGGCGGCAACGTCGGCGATCCCTATCGGCGCACATATTGTCAGCAAAGTTCATGCGCTGCTGGAGAACCAGAGTAATCCCGGACGCACGCTGCGTGCGGCACGTAGCGTGGAGACATTACACGCCGCATTCACCCGTTAACACGATTAAGACAGGAAGCAATTATGCAACTTAACGATCCAACCTTATTTCGCCAGCAAGCACTGATCGATGGCAACTGGCGTGACGCCAACAGCGGCGAAACCCTTGCGGTGACCAATCCCGCCAATGGTCAGCAATTGGGCAGCGTGCCGAAAATGGGGGCGGATGAAACCCGCGAAGCGATTAACGCCGCTAACCGCGCTCTGCCCGCCTGGCGTGCGCTCACTGCCAAAGAGCGAGCCAACATCCTGCGTCGCTGGTTCAACCTGATGATTGAGCATCAGGACGATCTCGCCCGTTTGATGACCCTAGAACAGGGTAAACCGCTGGCGGAAGCCAAAGGCGAAATCACCTATGCCGCCTCTTTTATTGAGTGGTTTGCCGAAGAAGGCAAACGCATTTATGGCGATACGATCCCAGGCCATCAGGCTGATAAACGACTGATCGTCATCAAACAGCCGATCGGTGTTACCGCCGCAATTACGCCGTGGAACTTCCCGGCGGCGATGATCACCCGTAAAGCTGGCCCAGCGCTGGCGGCAGGTTGCACGATGGTGCTAAAACCGGCCAGCCAGACCCCCTACTCCGCACTGGCGCTGGCAGAGCTGGCCAATCGCGCCGGGATCCCGGCTGGCGTATTCAGCGTGGTGACCGGTTCTGCGAGCGCAGTCGGCAACGAGCTGACCGGCAACCCGCTGGTGCGCAAGCTGTCATTTACCGGCTCCACCGAAATTGGCCGTCAACTGATGGAACAGTGTGCCAAAGACATCAAAAAGGTGTCGTTGGAACTGGGCGGCAATGCGCCGTTTATCGTCTTTGACGATGCCGATCTCGATAAAGCCGTGGAAGGCGCGCTGGCATCGAAGTTCCGTAACGCCGGGCAAACCTGCGTCTGCGCCAACCGCCTTTACGTGCAGGACGGCGTGTATGACCAGTTTGCCGAAAAACTCGAGCAGGCGGTAAGCAAGCTGCGCCTCGGCGATGGTCTGCAACCTGACGTCACCACCGGGCCACTGATCGACGAGAAAGCGGTAGCCAAAGTGCAGGAACATATCGCCGATGCCCTGGATAAAGGCGCACGCATTATCGCGGGCGGTAAACCTCACGCGCTCGGCGGTAACTTCTTCCAGCCCACCATTTTGGTAGATGTGCCTGACAACGCGAAGGTCGCCAAAGAAGAAACGTTCGGCCCGCTGGCTCCGCTGTTTCGTTTTAAAGACGAAGCTGACGTCATCGCTCAGGCCAACGACACCGAGTTTGGTCTGGCCGCCTATTTCTACGCCCGTGATTTGAGCCGCGTGTTCCGCGTTGGCGAAGCGCTGGAGTACGGCATCGTCGGGATTAACACCGGCATTATCTCCAACGAAGTCGCTCCGTTTGGCGGGATCAAAGCCTCCGGTCTTGGCCGTGAAGGATCGAAATACGGCATCGAAGACTACTTAGAAATCAAATACATGTGCATCGGCCTTTAATAAAACAAATACTGGAGAACACCTGATGAGCACCAACAAAGAACTTATGCAACGTCGCAGCAACGCCGTTCCCCGTGGCGTAGGCCAGATCCACCCTATTTTTGCCGAGCGAGCAGAAAACTGTCGGGTCTGGGACGTTGAAGGCCGTGAATTCCTCGATTTTGCTGGCGGTATCGCGGTGCTGAACACCGGCCACCTGCACCCGCAGATTGTCTCTGCGGTAGAGGCACAGTTGAAAAAGCTGTCCCATACCTGTTTCCAGGTACTGGCCTATGAGCCGTACCTGGAGCTGTGCGAAATCATGAACAAGAAAGTGCCAGGCGATTTCGCCAAGAAAACCCTGCTGGTAACGACCGGTTCTGAAGCGGTAGAAAACGCGGTGAAAATCGCCCGCGCCGCCACCAAACGCACCGGCACAATCGCCTTCAGCGGCGCTTACCACGGTCGCACCCACTACACCTTGTCGCTCACCGGGAAAGTCAATCCCTACTCAGCCGGAATGGGGCTGATGCCAGGCCACGTGTATCGCGCGCTATATCCTTGCCCACTGCACGGCATCAGCGACGACGATGCTATCGCCAGCATTCACCGCATCTTCAAAAACGATGCCGCGCCGGAAGACGTTGCCGCCATCGTGATTGAACCTGTCCAGGGCGAAGGTGGTTTTTACGCCGCCTCTCCTGCTTTTATGCAACGTCTGCGCGCCATTTGTGACGAGCACGGGATCATGCTGATTGCCGATGAAGTACAGAGCGGCGCGGGCCGTACCGGTACACTATTCGCCATGGAGCAGATGGGGGTTGCGCCCGATCTCACCACCTTCGCCAAATCCATCGCCGGAGGCTTCCCGCTGGCAGGCGTGACCGGACGCGCCGAAGTGATGGACGCTATCCCACCGGGCGGTCTGGGCGGTACTTATGCCGGTAACCCGATTGCCTGTGCCGCCGCGCTGGCGGTACTGAACATTTTCGAACAGGAAAATCTGCTGCAAAAAGCCAACGAGCTGGGACAAACCCTGCGCGAAGGCCTGCTGGCTATCGCGGAAACCCACCGCGAGATTGGCGATGTGCGCGGACTGGGCGCGATGATCGCTATCGAACTGTTCGAGGACGGCGACCATACGAAGCCCGATGCCAAACTAACCGCCGAAATCGTCTCACGTGCGCGCGATAAAGGACTGATCCTCCTCTCCTGCGGGCCTTACTACAACGTGCTGCGCATTCTGGTCCCACTGACCATTGAAGATGCGCAAATCCGCCAGGGGCTGGACATTATCGCTCAGTGTTTTGCCGAGGCGAAGCAGGGTTAACCCCCCGTATAAAAACGGGAAATTGTAGGCCGGATAAAGCGCAGGCGCTGCCATCCGGCAATGTTGTGATGCCCGGTGGCGCTACGCTTACCGGGCCTACGGGTAAGGTGCAGGAAGCGACGTCAATAACAATAATGAGGTTTAAAGATGGGGCAAGTGTCACAATCACATGATTTAGCAGGCGGGCTGAAATCTCGCCACGTCACCATGCTGTCTATTGCCGGGGTTATCGGCGCAAGTTTGTTTGTCGGTTCAAGCGTAGCGATTGCAGAAGCCGGTCCCGCAGTATTATTAGCCTATCTGTTCGCCGGATTGCTGGTGGTAATGATTATGCGCATGCTGGCCGAAATGGCCGTTGCCACCCCGGATACCGGTTCCTTTTCCACCTATGCCGATAAGGCCATCGGCCCATGGGCAGGTTATACCATCGGTTGGTTGTACTGGTGGTTCTGGGTGTTGGTTATCCCGCTTGAGGCGAATATCGCCGCCATCATTCTTCACTCCTGGGTTCCTGGCATTCCTGTCTGGCTGTTTTCTCTGGTTATCACGCTGGCATTAACCGGCAGTAATTTGCTGAGCGTCAAAAATTACGGTGAGTTCGAGTTCTGGCTGGCGCTGTGCAAAGTGGTTGCCATTCTGGCGTTTATAACCCTCGGCGCGGTGGCGATTAGCGGTTTCTATCCTTATGCCGAAGTCAGCGGAGTTTCGCGTCTGTGGGATCAGGGCGGCTTCATGCCCAACGGGTTTGGCGCAGTGATCAGCGCGATGCTCATCACCATGTTCTCCTTTATGGGCGCAGAGATCGTTACCATCGCCGCCGCCGAGTCCGATACCCCGGATAAGCACATCGTCCGCGCCACCAACTCGGTTATCTGGCGTATCTCCATCTTCTATCTGTGCTCTATTTTCGTGGTCGTGGCGCTGATCCCATGGAACATGCCGGGACTGAAAGAAGTGGGCTCGTACCGCTCGGTACTGGAGTTACTGCATATTCCGCACGCGAAACTGATCATGGACTGCGTCATTTTGCTGTCGGTGACC
The Citrobacter arsenatis DNA segment above includes these coding regions:
- the lhgO gene encoding L-2-hydroxyglutarate oxidase: MYDFVIIGGGIIGMSTAMQLIDVYPDARIALLEKESGPACHQTGHNSGVIHAGVYYTPGSLKAQFCLAGNRATKAFCDQNGIRYDVCGKMLVATSSLEMERMRALWDRTAANGLEREWLNAQELREREPNITGLGGIFVPSSGIVSYREVTAAMAKIFQAKGGEIIYNAEVSALKEHAAGVIVHTRQGQEYEGATLISCSGLMADRLVKMLGVEPGFIICPFRGEYFRLASEHNQIVNHLIYPIPDPAMPFLGVHLTRMIDGSVTVGPNAVLAFKREGYRKRDFSLSDTLEILGSSGIRRVLQNNLRSGLGEMKNSLCKSGYLRLVQKYCPSLTQKDLQPWPAGVRAQAVSPDGKLIDDFLFVTTSRSIHTCNAPSPAATSAIPIGAHIVSKVHALLENQSNPGRTLRAARSVETLHAAFTR
- the gabD gene encoding NADP-dependent succinate-semialdehyde dehydrogenase — protein: MQLNDPTLFRQQALIDGNWRDANSGETLAVTNPANGQQLGSVPKMGADETREAINAANRALPAWRALTAKERANILRRWFNLMIEHQDDLARLMTLEQGKPLAEAKGEITYAASFIEWFAEEGKRIYGDTIPGHQADKRLIVIKQPIGVTAAITPWNFPAAMITRKAGPALAAGCTMVLKPASQTPYSALALAELANRAGIPAGVFSVVTGSASAVGNELTGNPLVRKLSFTGSTEIGRQLMEQCAKDIKKVSLELGGNAPFIVFDDADLDKAVEGALASKFRNAGQTCVCANRLYVQDGVYDQFAEKLEQAVSKLRLGDGLQPDVTTGPLIDEKAVAKVQEHIADALDKGARIIAGGKPHALGGNFFQPTILVDVPDNAKVAKEETFGPLAPLFRFKDEADVIAQANDTEFGLAAYFYARDLSRVFRVGEALEYGIVGINTGIISNEVAPFGGIKASGLGREGSKYGIEDYLEIKYMCIGL
- the gabT gene encoding 4-aminobutyrate--2-oxoglutarate transaminase, which translates into the protein MSTNKELMQRRSNAVPRGVGQIHPIFAERAENCRVWDVEGREFLDFAGGIAVLNTGHLHPQIVSAVEAQLKKLSHTCFQVLAYEPYLELCEIMNKKVPGDFAKKTLLVTTGSEAVENAVKIARAATKRTGTIAFSGAYHGRTHYTLSLTGKVNPYSAGMGLMPGHVYRALYPCPLHGISDDDAIASIHRIFKNDAAPEDVAAIVIEPVQGEGGFYAASPAFMQRLRAICDEHGIMLIADEVQSGAGRTGTLFAMEQMGVAPDLTTFAKSIAGGFPLAGVTGRAEVMDAIPPGGLGGTYAGNPIACAAALAVLNIFEQENLLQKANELGQTLREGLLAIAETHREIGDVRGLGAMIAIELFEDGDHTKPDAKLTAEIVSRARDKGLILLSCGPYYNVLRILVPLTIEDAQIRQGLDIIAQCFAEAKQG
- the gabP gene encoding GABA permease, which produces MGQVSQSHDLAGGLKSRHVTMLSIAGVIGASLFVGSSVAIAEAGPAVLLAYLFAGLLVVMIMRMLAEMAVATPDTGSFSTYADKAIGPWAGYTIGWLYWWFWVLVIPLEANIAAIILHSWVPGIPVWLFSLVITLALTGSNLLSVKNYGEFEFWLALCKVVAILAFITLGAVAISGFYPYAEVSGVSRLWDQGGFMPNGFGAVISAMLITMFSFMGAEIVTIAAAESDTPDKHIVRATNSVIWRISIFYLCSIFVVVALIPWNMPGLKEVGSYRSVLELLHIPHAKLIMDCVILLSVTSCLNSALYTSSRMLYSLSRRGDAPAFMGKTNRSKTPYVAVLLSTGAAFLTVIVNYYAPAKVFKFLIDSSGAIALLVYLVIAVSQLRMRKILLARGGEIKLKMWLYPWLTWLVIAFIIFVLVVMLFRPAQQLEVISTGLLAIGIICTVPIMSRWKKLLSWQKAPLQNTH